A portion of the Calliphora vicina chromosome 5, idCalVici1.1, whole genome shotgun sequence genome contains these proteins:
- the mip40 gene encoding protein lin-37 homolog: MKTPPHKRDNNDDVQAARGRLRGALNDSLQNQEVDDIPEDYEEEEEEEEQQIVPHRQRGRPKKIQPTTERLSPSAGFLTPSKRRKREHAGGSGGQKIQAESFIMKLFDRSLDLSKYSEQTSLYPICRAWMANQPRNPSIRSYRDTRSPSPTERKDNGADILLKLRKKDLRDVTSMPKPKKTDVPKIPPPTEQPKKYNKSEELVGAGNKLKDGTKDELLVQHLGKWKQVKSNWQKHTKVYQKRHDVSYQILELLFKP, translated from the coding sequence atgaaaactccACCACACAAGCGCGACAACAATGATGATGTACAGGCCGCCAGAGGCAGATTGCGTGGAGCTCTTAATGACTCCTTACAAAATCAAGAAGTTGATGATATACCCGAAGACTACGAGGAGGAAGAAGAAGAGGAGGAACAACAGATTGTACCCCATCGTCAGCGTGGTAGACCGAAAAAAATTCAGCCAACCACTGAACGTCTATCACCTTCAGCTGGCTTTCTAACACCAAGTAAGAGACGTAAACGAGAACATGCAGGAGGTTCAGGCGGACAGAAAATACAGGCCGAAAGCTTTATCATGAAACTCTTTGATCGCAGTTTAGATTTGTCCAAATACTCTGAACAAACTTCTCTCTATCCCATATGTCGGGCGTGGATGGCTAATCAACCACGTAATCCCAGTATACGCAGTTACCGTGACACCAGATCTCCCTCGCCCACCGAACGCAAAGACAATGGTGCAgatatacttttaaaattacgCAAAAAAGATTTGCGAGATGTCACCAGCATGCCAAAACCCAAAAAGACTGATGTCCCCAAAATTCCACCACCCACAGAGCAgcccaaaaaatataataaatccgAGGAACTTGTTGGCGCTGGTAATAAACTGAAAGATGGCACAAAAGATGAATTACTGGTGCAACACTTGGGTAAATGGAAACAAGTTAAAAGCAATTGGCAAAAACATACAAAGGTCTATCAAAAACGACATGATGTTAGTTATCAAATTCTGGAATTACTCTTTAAACCGTGA